The stretch of DNA GGCGGTTCAGCCTCTGCGTGCAGGACGAATCGGCCCCGTACCGCTATGTGAGCGTGGAGGGGCCGGTCGTGGGCGTCGAGGATCCGGTGCCCCCGGCCGAGCACGAGGCGCTGGCCCACCGGTACCTGGACGCGGACGCCGCGACGGCGTACCTGGCGGCCAACCAGGAGCAACTGGCCGACGACATCCTCATCCGCATGCGGCCCGAGAGGTGGAGGACGGCAGACTTCTCCGCCTTCGCCGCGGAGTTCGACACCTAGTCCTCCGTGCGGCAGGCGATGCACGTGCAGCACAGACGGGACATCCCATGGTCATTGACACGATGACGCTTCCGGTGGCGCCGGCGTGGAACGCGGGGACACTGTGGTACCCGCGCGATCGCTGTCTGCACGAGCTGTTCGACTCCCAGGCCACGCTGCGCCCCCGGGCGACCGCCTCCGTACAGCACGGCCGCAGCATGAGCTACGGCGAGCTGAAGGACCGCTCCGACGCGCTGGCCGCCCGGCTGCTCGGCTCCGGGGTGCGGC from Streptomyces sp. 6-11-2 encodes:
- a CDS encoding pyridoxamine 5'-phosphate oxidase, giving the protein MSVEDREEFLAGLHVGILGVNDPRNGGGPLLVPLWYSYRPGGLVAIETGRQALKAGLVRDAGRFSLCVQDESAPYRYVSVEGPVVGVEDPVPPAEHEALAHRYLDADAATAYLAANQEQLADDILIRMRPERWRTADFSAFAAEFDT